The following are encoded in a window of Nitrospinota bacterium genomic DNA:
- a CDS encoding nucleotide sugar dehydrogenase, which produces MFDDLLKRLEDKKESIAVVGLGYVGLPLAVALAGKFLVKGYDNNSGRVERLREGHDETGEVESARLKSANLTFSDKPDVLSEARFIIVTVPTPVDSAKNPDLSPLRSASATIGANIKKGTIVVFESTVYPGVTEDVCAPIIAEKSGLKQSVDFKVGYSPERINPGDKEHTIDKVVKVVSGEDGPTLHTVAGVYNAVIAKIHKAASIKVAEAAKVIENIQRDINIALINELSMIFNLMDLRTRDVLAAAETKWNFHRFYPGLVGGHCIGVDPYYLTWRARELGYESEVILAGRRINEGMGKHVAQQAIKLLLKSGKTLQGAKAGVLGLTFKENVPDLRNSRVPDIINELKDFGVETFVHDPICDKGMAKKEYGVNLVGFDELKELDILVLAVAHEEYVKMGPAALRKSLKGGNGLVIDIKSMFTPGDFGGADYWSL; this is translated from the coding sequence ATGTTCGACGATTTGTTAAAGAGGCTTGAGGATAAAAAAGAGTCCATCGCGGTGGTGGGCTTAGGTTACGTCGGGCTGCCGCTGGCGGTGGCGCTGGCTGGCAAATTCCTTGTGAAGGGGTATGACAACAACTCCGGCCGCGTGGAGCGGCTGCGCGAAGGGCATGACGAGACCGGCGAGGTCGAAAGCGCCAGGCTGAAAAGCGCGAACCTGACTTTCTCGGACAAGCCGGACGTTCTTTCAGAGGCGCGGTTCATAATAGTCACCGTCCCAACCCCGGTGGACTCGGCGAAAAATCCCGACTTGAGCCCGTTGCGCTCGGCCAGCGCCACCATAGGCGCCAACATAAAGAAGGGGACGATAGTGGTCTTCGAGTCCACTGTCTATCCCGGCGTCACCGAGGATGTCTGCGCGCCGATCATCGCGGAAAAATCAGGGCTGAAACAAAGCGTGGATTTCAAGGTGGGCTATTCTCCCGAAAGGATCAATCCCGGCGACAAGGAGCACACTATAGACAAAGTGGTGAAGGTCGTCTCCGGCGAGGACGGGCCGACGCTTCACACCGTCGCTGGGGTGTACAACGCTGTCATCGCCAAGATACACAAGGCGGCCTCCATAAAGGTTGCGGAGGCGGCCAAGGTGATAGAGAACATCCAGCGGGACATTAACATTGCGCTGATAAACGAGCTGTCCATGATCTTCAACCTTATGGACTTGAGGACCCGCGACGTGCTGGCGGCGGCGGAAACAAAATGGAATTTCCACAGATTTTACCCCGGTCTGGTGGGCGGGCATTGCATCGGGGTGGACCCTTATTACCTGACCTGGAGGGCAAGAGAGCTTGGGTACGAATCCGAAGTGATACTGGCCGGCCGGCGCATCAACGAGGGAATGGGAAAGCATGTGGCCCAGCAGGCGATAAAGCTGCTGCTAAAGTCCGGCAAGACATTGCAGGGGGCCAAGGCCGGAGTGCTGGGGCTTACCTTCAAGGAAAACGTCCCGGACCTGCGCAACAGCCGCGTGCCGGACATCATAAACGAGCTTAAGGACTTCGGCGTGGAAACGTTCGTCCACGATCCTATTTGCGACAAAGGAATGGCGAAGAAGGAGTACGGCGTCAACCTTGTTGGTTTTGACGAACTCAAGGAGCTGGACATTCTCGTGCTGGCAGTGGCGCATGAAGAATATGTCAAGATGGGGCCGGCCGCCCTGCGCAAATCGCTAAAAGGCGGGAATGGACTTGTCATAGACATAAAGTCCATGTTCACGCCGGGGGATTTTGGCGGCGCGGATTACTGGAGCCTCTAG
- the asnB gene encoding asparagine synthase (glutamine-hydrolyzing) produces MCGIAGFVTATGGAADRMEAAVVKMTNTLIRRGPDDMGVWVDATAGVALGHRRLSILDLSPHGHQPMTSASGRYVIVFNGEVYNFQDIRAQLEKSGPVKWRGHSDTEVMLEAVERYGVGDAIKLFNGMFAFALWDRRERTITFARDRLGKKPLYYCWTGGTLLFGSELKALKAHPLFNAEIDRNSLALFLRHNYIPAPYSIYKGVYKLMPGKTLTVQAPFDHVSPEAAQTYWSAEQAYMEGLNSPLEGDDREIEERFASLLLDSVRIRMISDVPLGAFLSGGVDSSLVVALMKQAGTRPPKTFTIGFFEEGYNEAPHAKAVAQHLVTDHTELYVTPAEAMAVIPDLPEIYDEPFADSSQIPTYLVSRIAREGVTVALSGDGGDESFGGYNRYLWAMSLWRKIGWAPAWARKAAACAITSVPPGFWDAMYAAIEPVLPSRARVARAGDKAHKMAEILGVEDPVEIYRGLVSHFKEPEKVAIGGMEYPTALTSGVGKGLDGHFTRQMMLLDIVSYLPDDILVKVDRASMAVSLETRAPLLDYRVVELAARLPLRYKIRDGKGKWTLRNILYRHVPEKIIERPKMGFGLPIDSWLRGPLKEWAEDLLAEGRLAREGYLSPGPIREKWTEHLSGGRNWQYYLWNALMFQAWLSKNQ; encoded by the coding sequence ATGTGCGGCATAGCGGGCTTTGTGACGGCCACGGGAGGCGCGGCGGACCGCATGGAGGCGGCCGTGGTGAAAATGACGAACACCCTAATCCGGCGCGGCCCGGACGACATGGGTGTGTGGGTGGACGCTACGGCCGGTGTTGCGCTGGGGCACAGGCGGTTGTCCATACTCGACCTTTCACCCCATGGGCATCAGCCCATGACCTCCGCCTCCGGAAGGTACGTGATAGTTTTCAACGGCGAGGTGTACAACTTCCAGGACATCCGGGCGCAACTGGAAAAATCCGGCCCGGTGAAATGGCGCGGCCATTCCGACACGGAGGTGATGCTCGAGGCGGTGGAGCGGTATGGCGTTGGGGATGCCATAAAGCTGTTCAACGGCATGTTCGCTTTCGCCCTGTGGGACAGGCGCGAGCGAACAATCACCTTCGCCCGTGACAGGCTTGGGAAGAAACCTCTTTATTACTGCTGGACGGGAGGGACGCTTTTGTTCGGCTCCGAGCTTAAGGCGCTCAAGGCCCATCCGCTTTTCAACGCGGAGATAGACCGCAACTCGCTGGCCCTTTTCCTGCGCCACAACTACATACCGGCCCCGTATTCCATATACAAAGGGGTCTACAAGCTCATGCCGGGCAAGACGTTGACCGTGCAGGCTCCCTTCGATCACGTCTCGCCCGAAGCGGCGCAGACTTACTGGTCCGCGGAGCAGGCGTATATGGAAGGGCTCAATTCACCGTTGGAGGGGGACGACAGGGAGATAGAAGAACGCTTCGCCTCGCTGTTGCTCGACTCTGTGCGGATACGCATGATAAGCGACGTGCCGCTGGGGGCGTTTCTGTCCGGCGGGGTGGACTCTTCGCTGGTGGTTGCCCTCATGAAGCAGGCGGGCACAAGGCCGCCGAAGACCTTCACCATCGGATTTTTCGAGGAGGGTTACAACGAGGCTCCGCACGCAAAGGCCGTCGCCCAGCACCTGGTGACGGATCATACAGAACTATATGTCACCCCCGCCGAGGCGATGGCGGTTATCCCGGACCTGCCGGAAATATACGATGAGCCTTTCGCGGATTCGTCCCAGATACCGACGTATCTCGTTTCGCGCATCGCAAGGGAAGGGGTGACGGTGGCCCTGTCCGGTGACGGTGGGGACGAAAGTTTCGGAGGATACAACAGATACCTGTGGGCCATGTCGCTATGGCGCAAGATAGGATGGGCTCCCGCCTGGGCGCGCAAGGCCGCGGCCTGCGCCATAACAAGCGTTCCGCCGGGATTCTGGGACGCAATGTACGCAGCCATAGAACCTGTGTTGCCCTCCCGTGCGCGCGTGGCCCGCGCCGGGGACAAGGCGCACAAGATGGCGGAGATACTGGGAGTGGAAGACCCGGTGGAAATATACAGGGGGCTTGTGTCGCACTTCAAGGAGCCGGAGAAAGTGGCCATCGGCGGCATGGAGTATCCCACGGCGCTTACGTCCGGGGTCGGCAAGGGGCTTGATGGGCATTTCACCCGTCAGATGATGCTGCTGGACATCGTAAGCTACCTGCCCGACGACATACTCGTGAAGGTGGACAGGGCCAGCATGGCCGTGAGCCTGGAGACGCGCGCTCCGTTGCTCGACTACAGGGTTGTCGAGCTTGCGGCGCGCCTGCCTTTAAGGTATAAAATCAGGGACGGCAAAGGGAAGTGGACGTTGCGCAATATTCTTTACCGCCATGTCCCGGAGAAGATAATAGAAAGGCCGAAGATGGGTTTCGGCCTTCCGATTGACAGCTGGCTGCGCGGCCCGTTGAAGGAATGGGCGGAAGACCTTTTGGCGGAAGGCAGGCTGGCCCGGGAAGGATACCTTTCCCCGGGGCCGATAAGGGAGAAGTGGACGGAACATCTTTCCGGCGGAAGGAACTGGCAGTATTACCTGTGGAACGCGCTGATGTTCCAGGCGTGGCTATCCAAAAACCAGTAA
- a CDS encoding class I SAM-dependent methyltransferase yields MYYADKLDSLKDIFGAADVSLEKDGISVDGRFYPVVDDVIVLLDDDRLPPSLRGSSGAGASGQGFAEDIQFTFGEEWKRFPEILPEHEAEFNDYFDLVDIPALKDARVADAGCGIGRWSHFIHSSCREIVLLDFSEAIFVARKNLKDAPNAIFFMADITNLPFRTGFADFIFSLGVLHHIPAPALDLVRGLSRFAPNMLIYLYYALDNRPFHYKAIFQVVDAVRRAVSGVRNHAFREAFTFFTTVFVYMPMVALGAALKPLGLSSKVPLYEGYTGKGFARIRQDVYDRFFTGIEQRFTRDQIYGLKDTFADVKISNRIPYWHFTVRKS; encoded by the coding sequence ATGTATTACGCTGACAAGCTCGATTCGCTGAAGGATATTTTCGGGGCGGCGGACGTGAGCCTTGAAAAGGACGGCATATCGGTGGACGGCCGTTTCTATCCTGTGGTGGACGACGTGATCGTGCTTTTGGACGATGACCGCCTCCCCCCATCGCTTCGCGGTTCCTCGGGCGCTGGCGCAAGCGGGCAAGGCTTCGCCGAGGACATTCAGTTCACCTTCGGCGAAGAGTGGAAACGATTTCCGGAAATCCTGCCGGAGCATGAGGCGGAGTTCAACGATTACTTCGACCTTGTTGACATCCCGGCGCTCAAGGACGCGCGGGTGGCGGACGCGGGATGCGGCATCGGCAGGTGGAGCCATTTTATCCACTCCAGTTGCCGGGAGATCGTACTTTTGGACTTTTCGGAGGCGATCTTTGTGGCGCGTAAAAACCTGAAGGACGCCCCCAACGCAATATTCTTCATGGCGGACATTACTAACTTGCCGTTCCGTACCGGGTTCGCTGATTTTATATTCAGCCTTGGAGTGCTGCACCATATCCCGGCGCCAGCGCTTGATCTTGTGCGAGGCCTGTCCCGTTTCGCGCCGAACATGCTCATCTACCTGTATTACGCGCTGGACAACCGGCCATTCCATTACAAGGCGATCTTCCAGGTGGTGGACGCCGTCCGCCGCGCCGTGTCCGGCGTGAGAAACCATGCGTTCCGCGAAGCGTTCACGTTTTTCACCACCGTGTTCGTTTACATGCCGATGGTGGCGTTGGGAGCGGCGTTAAAACCTCTCGGCCTGTCGTCAAAGGTTCCGTTGTACGAAGGGTACACCGGCAAGGGATTCGCCCGGATCAGGCAGGACGTTTATGACAGGTTCTTCACCGGTATCGAGCAGCGCTTCACGCGCGATCAGATTTATGGGCTCAAGGACACGTTCGCCGATGTGAAGATATCGAACCGTATCCCATATTGGCATTTCACCGTGAGAAAGAGTTGA
- a CDS encoding glycosyltransferase translates to MMIKVLHLVTGLNIGGAEIFLSRLVSRMDRNKFLCSVVSVTGAGPVGEMIKSAGIPVDSLEAGTGSAMAGGFVRLVRLLKKERPDVVQTWLYHSDLLGTLAARIAGKSPVIWNLRCSDLRPEDHPRSLFMVIKTLAWMSSMPKAVVVNSAAGKAAHERLGYTPKRWELIPNGFDVEMFRPDGSSRARIRNSLGLGEDSLIVGLVARYDPMKDHDNFLRAAAIVAGKYHNARFILAGKGTDNNAAISEMIRHNGLEGKVFTLGERRDIHEVTAAFDIAVNSSYSEGFPNNIGEAMACGVPCVATRVGDVEELMGDTGMTAPARNPEAMAAAIGKLLEMEASSRREMGAMARKRVEERYSLAAVTTRYEQLYERIAGTDVLR, encoded by the coding sequence ATGATGATTAAAGTGCTCCATCTTGTCACCGGACTGAACATAGGGGGGGCTGAAATATTCCTAAGCCGGCTTGTTTCGCGGATGGACAGGAACAAGTTCTTATGTAGCGTCGTCAGCGTCACCGGAGCAGGCCCGGTGGGCGAAATGATAAAATCGGCGGGAATCCCGGTGGACAGCCTTGAGGCCGGAACAGGTTCCGCGATGGCGGGGGGATTTGTACGGCTCGTCCGGCTGTTGAAAAAAGAGAGACCGGATGTGGTGCAAACATGGCTTTACCATTCCGATCTTTTGGGGACGCTGGCGGCCAGGATTGCCGGAAAATCGCCTGTGATTTGGAATCTGCGATGCTCGGACCTGCGGCCGGAAGATCATCCAAGGTCGCTTTTCATGGTGATAAAAACACTGGCGTGGATGTCGTCCATGCCGAAGGCCGTGGTGGTGAACTCAGCCGCCGGAAAGGCCGCCCATGAACGGCTCGGTTACACGCCAAAACGCTGGGAGCTTATTCCAAACGGGTTTGACGTGGAGATGTTCCGCCCTGACGGTTCCTCGCGAGCAAGGATCAGAAACAGCCTGGGCCTTGGCGAGGACTCGTTGATCGTCGGGCTCGTGGCGCGGTATGATCCGATGAAGGATCACGATAATTTTCTGCGCGCCGCGGCGATAGTTGCCGGGAAATATCACAACGCCCGTTTCATACTCGCCGGAAAGGGGACGGACAACAACGCGGCGATATCGGAAATGATCCGCCACAACGGGCTTGAAGGCAAAGTATTCACTCTTGGCGAGCGAAGGGACATTCACGAAGTGACGGCGGCTTTCGACATCGCCGTGAACTCGTCGTACAGCGAAGGATTTCCCAATAACATAGGCGAGGCGATGGCCTGCGGCGTGCCATGCGTGGCCACAAGGGTGGGGGACGTGGAGGAACTTATGGGTGACACCGGGATGACGGCGCCTGCGCGGAATCCGGAGGCGATGGCGGCCGCCATAGGCAAATTGCTGGAGATGGAAGCGTCTTCCCGGCGGGAGATGGGGGCGATGGCGCGCAAAAGGGTGGAGGAGCGCTATTCGCTGGCGGCGGTCACCACGCGTTACGAGCAATTATACGAAAGGATCGCCGGGACGGATGTATTACGCTGA
- a CDS encoding glycosyltransferase, with the protein MSRLLFLARSLETGGAERQLTVTAQALKRMGHEVHVAVFYSGGAFEKDMAEAGIPVVRLNKKGRWDTAGFAARLVKTVRSIKPSAVLSYLGPPNIMAASLKPFFGGAKVIWSVRASFMDLSRYDWLTGFSYTLERGLVTFADRVIVNSKAGMAILADKGYPAARLSVVPNGIDTQMFRPDREAGAKVRAELGYSQNDKVVGLAARLDPMKDHPTFLHAAKIMLNARPGLRFLIVGGGPEEYFEKMRKLAAELGLGAAVTFTGERSDMPALYNAMDIAALSSIGEGFPNAVGEAMACGVPCVATDVGDAAWIAGETGIIVPPKNPEALSKGIMEMLARMESNRDAVSGKARERIAKMFGVEAMAAQTLRVIEEAR; encoded by the coding sequence ATGAGCAGGCTGCTGTTTCTCGCCAGATCGCTTGAGACCGGCGGGGCCGAACGGCAGTTGACCGTCACAGCCCAGGCGCTCAAGCGGATGGGGCATGAGGTGCATGTGGCTGTGTTCTATTCCGGCGGGGCTTTTGAAAAAGATATGGCGGAGGCGGGGATTCCCGTCGTCCGGTTGAACAAGAAGGGAAGATGGGACACGGCCGGATTCGCCGCCCGTCTGGTCAAAACTGTCCGGAGCATAAAGCCCTCCGCCGTCTTAAGCTACCTGGGGCCGCCAAATATCATGGCCGCGTCGCTAAAACCTTTTTTCGGCGGTGCGAAAGTTATATGGAGTGTGCGGGCCTCGTTCATGGACCTTTCGCGGTATGACTGGCTCACCGGCTTTTCGTACACGCTGGAGAGGGGGCTCGTTACGTTTGCCGACCGGGTGATAGTCAACTCAAAGGCAGGGATGGCCATCCTTGCGGACAAGGGTTATCCCGCCGCCAGGCTTAGCGTTGTCCCGAACGGGATAGACACGCAAATGTTCCGGCCAGACCGCGAGGCCGGAGCAAAGGTACGCGCCGAGCTTGGCTATTCACAAAATGACAAGGTGGTTGGCCTTGCGGCAAGGCTGGACCCGATGAAGGACCATCCCACGTTTCTTCACGCCGCGAAAATTATGCTTAATGCGCGGCCCGGCTTGCGCTTTCTTATAGTGGGTGGCGGGCCGGAAGAATACTTTGAAAAGATGCGCAAACTTGCGGCTGAACTTGGCCTTGGGGCCGCCGTCACTTTCACGGGGGAGCGCAGCGATATGCCAGCGCTATATAACGCAATGGACATTGCGGCGCTCTCTTCCATCGGCGAAGGTTTTCCCAATGCGGTGGGAGAGGCGATGGCCTGCGGCGTCCCGTGCGTGGCGACGGACGTGGGGGACGCGGCATGGATTGCTGGAGAAACTGGAATTATTGTTCCGCCCAAAAATCCGGAGGCGCTTTCGAAAGGTATCATGGAAATGCTCGCTCGGATGGAATCGAATAGAGACGCTGTAAGCGGCAAAGCACGGGAGCGGATCGCGAAAATGTTCGGCGTGGAGGCCATGGCCGCTCAGACATTGCGCGTGATTGAAGAGGCGCGATGA